From Aegilops tauschii subsp. strangulata cultivar AL8/78 chromosome 5, Aet v6.0, whole genome shotgun sequence:
CGTCCTGGGCGTACGCGACGGCCGAGGCGGGGCGCTCGAGGCGGCAGGTGAAGCTgcggcggccgcggaggaggtTGACCATGGAGAGGCCCCCGGCCCGGCCGACGGCGAGCGCGACCCGGCCCGAGGGGTGCACGGCGAGGGCGTCGGCTGCCTCGCGGCCCCGCGGGAAGACGCGGAGCGAGGTGAGGAGCGCGAAGCCGTCGGCGTCGTAGAGGTGGAGCAGGCCGTCGTCGGAGGCGGCGAGGAGGTTGCGCGGGACGGGGCCGATGGAGTGGAAGGCGAGCGCGGAGACGGCGGCGGAGGGATCGAGGAGCGGaccgaggtcggcggcggcgcgcaggtcGTAGAGGCGGATGGAGTCGTCGGCGCCGCCGGAGGCCGCGAGGCCCGCCCGCGGCGCGGCGGCCACGCAGCGGATGGGCCCCGCGTGGGCCGGGTAGGAGAAGAGCGGCGCGAGGGCCTGGGCCTCGTCGGAGGAGGCGGCCAGGGCCTTGAGGGAGAAGCCCCAGATGAAGCGTTCGTAGGAGCCGGCGACGAGGGCCATCGGAGACggtggggaggggaggggagggagcgcgccgccgccgccgccgccggaagggTTGGGGAAGGAAAGCAAGGGGAGAAGGGTTTGGGGTTTGGTCGTTTCGCGGTGCCTTGTGGGCCAGGACATGGCCACCATCGCTGCACGAATCACGAGGAGGGTGCACGGACGGCTGCGATGAAATTCCACGTACGGGTACTGACAGGCGGGCCCCACTCGGATTAAGCGAATTTCCCGAGTGTGTGACAGAGCAGTTTTTGAGAAATAATACTCTCTCCAATCTATATTAATTGACGCTGATTTAGTACAGGCTTTACTAATTGTACCTCTATCTATAACTAAAGGTAAAAATGTTTTACAGTTCAAAAACATCTTATGTTTCGAGGCGGTTTGGATCCAAGCCTCACCTGCCCTACCAATATATTGGCGTTCACCAAGGATTGATAAGGTTGTTTGGATGGGATCCAATATTTTACACTAACTCCATGGCGAACTGGGCAGGCACAATTGTCCGCCAAAATTTTGGCTGCCCACGATTTGGTGGGCGGATGTGGGCAAAAACCAAACAGCACCTTATTTACTAAGGCAGTAAAATGCAGTGATTTTCGCATATACTATGATATAAAGGTATTTTAGAAGTTTTTGCCACTCTAGTTTTTGTCCACCTTGCTCAGGTCACTCTAAAATTTAACATTTTCCTTTTGCCACTCTTAGATTTTGACAATACATCACAATTGTTATTCTTTGGCAAAAACGAAAAAATTAGAGTGGCAATTGTGATACATTGTCAAAGATTAAGAGTGAAAGGATTTTTCTTGCATTTGCTATGAAATGGCATTTTTTTCAAAAGTTAAAAGTGGCAAAAGTGAGATGTCAAATTCCAGTGGCATACGCTACCGTGCCCAAAAAGGTATAGGGTTCCTCTGCCTCCCGTCGGGTCGCCGCCGGTCCGCCTCATCTCCGGTGGTCACAGGCCATGGCGGCGCGATGGACCCCGGCCCTTGCTGGCGGGAGGGCTCCATTTTTAGATGCTCCTtcaagttttgttagggtttgtgtcatATTTAGGAAGACAAGACGGCGATGGCTTCCtaaagatggaataaggttctcctcGTCTAGCCCCCGCCTCGATGGTATGTCTAGCATCgtcggtgggcgtgtggaggtgtgtctccagCGAGTTTGCCCTtgatggatttgctcggatctaaTTGTAGTTCGTCTACGTTCTTGTGTTTTTAGGTTGGATCCTTTCAATCTACGCTACTCTTCAATGACGGTGGTTGCTCTTCCGATGCGTTTGTCCTATGGGGCCTTACCATGACGATTTTCCGACTATCTACCACAACAAGTTTTGCACGGCTCtggcgagggaggggcgatgacaaCGACGcaccttcggctcgcttcagtggtCGTAGTCGTCGCTAGACGGTCTATGGTCTATATGTAATTTTTGTTATTTCTGATGCTCGTTGTATTGCCacgattgaagatgaatagattgcaAGTTTTCTCGAAAAGAAAAACTAGTCACACACGCAAAGTGGGCAAAAGCTAGTGGCATAAACAAAGTTTCCCGTTTTAGAAAGACAAATACAACAATATTATCGTACATGCCCTCTAATGGCTGCTGATAATAGTATCAACAACTTCCAGTGTGCCGGCACTGTTTGTtcttctactccctccattccaaatgAATTGAAGTTctattgcccccccccccccccccccccctcaaacaaaTTTATCCAAAAAAAAAGATAAAATTTACAACATTAAACATACATAGTACAATATATATTTTATATAAAGTATGCAATGAAACTAATTTGATGCTCCAGGTGTTGATATATATTTctataaatttgaaaatttgactCAGAGCAAAGATAGAACTTCAGTTGATTTGGTAACTAGTGAGTACATGCACAATTTATGGGATGTTTCCCAAGCTGCAGCATGGCTTGAGCTTTCATCTGCAGCATCAGCTGGGTGTTTCTTCTTTTGGTGAGTAGTCCTCTTTTACTTACAAATGGATGCCTGAACAAACAGGCCAGTAGTAGCATTACAATCCTAAGTGCAGCAAGCTCATCCATCTGCTCATGGCTATTTCTTTTGTTTCTGTTGGCTGGCATGTTcccataatactccctccgtcccaaaattcttgccttagatttgtctacatacagatgtatcaagtcacgttttagtattagatTCATCCGTATCTacacaaatctaagacaagaattttgggacggagggagtactacaaaATGACATACATACACACATCATCAACCTGCATTCACCGTTAGTTACCAGGGAAGCCGGTAGCTGGCCGCCTGCATCAACGGATGCGCAAAGTACGCGCCCAGGGTCAGAGCCACGATCGTGATGTACGGTAACCGGATGAACTCCTTGTAATAATCATCAGGTAGTTTCTGCCGCCCATCAACGATCGCAGCGAACGGCACGACGCTGGTCCTCTTCTTCAGGACATCAAAGGCTTCGCCATAGCGCGACGCGAGCCTCCTGTCGCCGTTCCAAACGCCAAATGCATGGTGGCCGATCAATCCAACGGAGGCCGCGACGGCGACCGAGTTGCCGATCCATAGCGTGTGAGCTAAGCACCAGATCACCTGCCCAACAAACTAAAAAGATAACTGTTGATTAGATAAAGCACGTATTAACATGATGCACAATACAGAAAAGGAGCTTCAAACTCCTAGCGCAAGAATTTCATGACCCATATATATCTTAGTATAAGCTAGCACGGCCTTTGTTAGACTACCTGTGGATGTCTCGTGATGCGCATTATTCCAGTTTCCCACATGTGTAATTTTGGCTTGTCCACAGCTGCCACTTCTAAAAGATTGAAAGTAGATGGATACAGAAACAAGAATGAGATGAAATTCGACAGCCAAACAAGCTCATGGACGCCTGAAACGCCTTTAACATCCCACAGCTGAATACCACCGTAACGATGATTTATGAAGTAGACCTGCAAGTTATATAGGACAACTTTCTAAGATACAGGAAGGCTTACCATCtaacaaaagaaaaaagaaaaaacaataTACAAAATACTCACAATAGTGCTAAGTGCCAGAGGTAGTGATATTCCAGCAAACAGCACGCGGTAAGCTCGCTCGCCTATTATTTTCTCACCAGTTTCACGTAAGCTTGCCATGCCACTATGGACTAAAGCAAAGATGAGGGTAAGGAGCAACAAAACGACCTGCAATGGAAAGACAGATGGTAAATATATCTATCTAGCCACATGATTACAATTAATTGCCAAGCTAAGAAATATCGTGTGCAGTATATTAGTAACATACAACATGTTAAATGTGTCTTTATGGGTCATGATACCATCAAAGCAATAAGAAAAACAACCCAAGCAGTAAAAGATGAATATAAAGCAAAATAGCAAGAAATGACTGATGAACCGGATCATATAAATGATTGCAATCATGCAATGCAATGCAATTTAGCACTCCTCACATTTATACCAGGCCTATTAATCCTGTCTTAAGTCAAACCTtttaaagtttgaccaagtttccAGAAATAAATATCAAACATCTACAATATGACATCAATATCACTGGATCTATCATGAAATATATTTTTGTTAGGTACCGTAGATATTTGATATCTTTTCTATGAACTTGGTCAGACTTGAACAATTTTAACCTAAGACAAGATTAATAGGCCTTGTAAACATGGAAAGAGGGAGTATATATGATTGATGTTTGAAAAGAATTTCACTACAAATGCTCAATGCAGCCAAAAAAATACCAACAGAAGCATGTTATTACAAATCAATTTGGATTCACAAATACAGACTATTTATTTTGATTCATGTCCTACATTTACTAGATTTACACTAGTCTTACAAATATGGATAAGGTGTGATTTTCTCATAGATATAGCAAAGCAAGTGTAATTCATACCAggcatgcatttactaatcagcAAACGAGGTTTTACTTGGTTATTGTTAAAATATAGGGCATGGCATCGTTGAGGAAATTTGTTGAGAACTGGATTTTAGTCAAAAAATGAAAACCAATGATGATCTAAACTGTCATATGACATCGAACTAAAAATTGCTACAGTAAGCACACGGCCAAAGGACTGCGTTCGCTAAGGTTCATGTTTTTTCTTGAATATGCACGTAAGTGCGCACCAGTTTGTACTAGAAGAAAACATTCAGGTGACGTCAAACTTACATCCGAAATGAAGTTAAAAAACAGAAACAGCCAGGAAAGagagaagaagcagaagaagagcGCAAAATGAACTGTACAGCTAAACTACTCCTATCCTACTGCTTCTGAAAAGACATCACATGGCCGAGCTTGTTGTGGCAACCTCCCCGGGGCCTCCATTTCCACAAGGACTGAATCAACCCACGTCTGCATCTCCGGCCTTGCTCTGTCGAAGAGGCAGTCGTTCCGAAGACGCCAGATGTGTTATATCATCGGAGAGATCAGGGGAGCATGCACCCTTTACCTTACCAGCCCAGTCATGCTCTACAGCATTCTGTAGCCACGGCACAAGCTTGTCGCCGGCCTAAGGGCATATGGATTGCCATGAAAATTTTCTCAGGACCTTGTGCTAGAACGCTTTGAAGTCAAGCCACCCAATGATGAAGCTTCGAAGTCGAAGCCACTCTTTGGAGGCAAGCAACAAGATGATCAAATATGGAATCTTCCCTTGGACCAAGGCGAGCTACAGGGAGGCAAATTCAGTTGCTCGCGAACTTGCTAAAATTGCTAGAACGTATGGTAGTTGTGAGTGTATGAAAGAACATCCTAATGAGCTGGTTTCCTTCTTTTATGTGATGTAACTTTGATCAATACTCTTTTGTTTTTTAAATGAA
This genomic window contains:
- the LOC109740170 gene encoding 15-cis-zeta-carotene isomerase, chloroplastic, whose amino-acid sequence is MASHLRLHLAAPPPPALLRHQHLPRLRLPRPPRLPLLGLPSPAVSSSLRPRLLSSGPVRARVGGAEAEADSGGEGDGDADGAGGLVGEDSAVFRLADQRVASWAYFAGILSVVLYGLNVLWIDPATGVGTRFLDAVAAVSDSPEVVLLLLTLIFALVHSGMASLRETGEKIIGERAYRVLFAGISLPLALSTIVYFINHRYGGIQLWDVKGVSGVHELVWLSNFISFLFLYPSTFNLLEVAAVDKPKLHMWETGIMRITRHPQFVGQVIWCLAHTLWIGNSVAVAASVGLIGHHAFGVWNGDRRLASRYGEAFDVLKKRTSVVPFAAIVDGRQKLPDDYYKEFIRLPYITIVALTLGAYFAHPLMQAASYRLPW
- the LOC109740186 gene encoding uncharacterized protein, which gives rise to MALVAGSYERFIWGFSLKALAASSDEAQALAPLFSYPAHAGPIRCVAAAPRAGLAASGGADDSIRLYDLRAAADLGPLLDPSAAVSALAFHSIGPVPRNLLAASDDGLLHLYDADGFALLTSLRVFPRGREAADALAVHPSGRVALAVGRAGGLSMVNLLRGRRSFTCRLERPASAVAYAQDAAGGDRFVMAAEEKVTVHDSEDARIIHEMRCDKRVLALAPSKNGILYTGGEDRGITAWDLTSGKVSSRIEGAHSTRVKGIVVFDDRNDGSESSTLVASASSDGIIRIWDVRMIGSEKPTPLAEANTKARLTCLAGTSLK